In one Achromobacter spanius genomic region, the following are encoded:
- a CDS encoding DUF2612 domain-containing protein, producing the protein MDLNQDHAQVAWGHWLGQFQTKRRLEALVKALLKPAQGLQGALRALYEDRWLDTAVGRQLDGIGEIVGLPRVIDEAIYIRFFGFDGQPNVGSFGVARFRRANERALAGSTTLLDAEYRKLLYWKIALNNGHGTTPEIASSLKPIFDVTRVVVQNAGNAKIRIWVSRIPGPNDPLMANPYKWVPQAAGVGVQLITGSTEKPFGFREQGFFGFGVGVLARGIY; encoded by the coding sequence ATGGATCTGAACCAAGATCATGCACAGGTGGCCTGGGGCCATTGGCTGGGGCAGTTTCAAACCAAGCGGCGGCTGGAAGCGTTGGTCAAGGCGCTGCTCAAACCCGCCCAGGGGCTGCAAGGCGCGTTGCGCGCGCTGTACGAAGACCGTTGGCTGGATACGGCGGTGGGCAGGCAGCTGGATGGCATCGGCGAGATCGTGGGCTTGCCGCGCGTCATCGATGAAGCGATCTACATCCGATTCTTCGGTTTCGACGGGCAGCCGAATGTGGGCAGCTTTGGCGTAGCGCGGTTTCGCCGCGCCAACGAGCGCGCGCTGGCCGGGTCCACCACCTTGCTGGATGCCGAGTACCGCAAGTTGCTGTACTGGAAGATCGCCTTGAACAACGGCCACGGCACCACGCCGGAGATCGCCAGTTCGCTCAAGCCGATCTTCGATGTGACGCGGGTCGTGGTGCAGAACGCTGGCAACGCAAAGATCCGCATCTGGGTCAGCCGCATACCCGGCCCCAACGACCCACTCATGGCCAACCCCTACAAGTGGGTGCCCCAAGCCGCCGGCGTCGGCGTGCAACTCATCACCGGCTCGACCGAAAAGCCCTTCGGCTTTCGCGAGCAAGGTTTCTTTGGCTTTGGCGTCGGCGTGCTGGCGCGAGGGATTTACTGA
- a CDS encoding Gp138 family membrane-puncturing spike protein gives MSNAVTLIRRLIATELADVYTTLPGEVVTYDGTFVTARPALAKRLANGDVLPPPQVVRVPVCWPVGDVNGAQALISVPLAPGDAIKLSFSARALENWLAGDNGPPDDPRQFDLSDAFASPLLRPGTMAADTQNVSIQYGPGTLKLSPAGDLTFQVKTWTVQAEQATFNTPVTINGPLTYTQGMSGEGGQGGASMRIRGGVAYEGGAITHNGKSIGDAHRHAYAGGTTEGPI, from the coding sequence ATGAGCAATGCGGTAACCCTTATCCGCCGGCTTATCGCCACGGAACTGGCGGACGTCTACACGACGCTGCCGGGCGAAGTCGTCACCTATGACGGCACCTTCGTCACGGCCCGCCCCGCGCTGGCCAAGCGGCTGGCCAATGGCGACGTCTTGCCGCCGCCGCAGGTGGTGCGCGTGCCGGTGTGTTGGCCGGTGGGCGATGTGAACGGCGCGCAGGCGCTGATCTCGGTGCCGCTGGCGCCGGGTGACGCGATCAAACTGTCGTTCTCGGCCCGCGCGCTGGAGAACTGGCTGGCGGGCGACAACGGCCCACCGGATGACCCGCGCCAGTTTGATTTGTCGGACGCGTTTGCCTCACCGCTGCTGCGGCCGGGCACGATGGCGGCCGATACGCAGAATGTCAGCATCCAGTACGGGCCGGGTACGTTGAAGCTATCCCCAGCGGGCGACCTGACGTTTCAAGTCAAGACCTGGACGGTGCAAGCGGAACAGGCCACCTTCAACACCCCGGTCACGATCAACGGGCCGCTGACCTATACGCAAGGCATGTCGGGCGAGGGCGGCCAGGGCGGCGCGTCGATGCGCATCCGTGGCGGCGTGGCCTATGAAGGCGGCGCGATCACGCACAACGGCAAGAGCATCGGCGACGCGCATCGCCACGCCTACGCGGGCGGCACGACCGAGGGGCCAATCTGA
- a CDS encoding tyrosine-type recombinase/integrase — protein MENVRYNSGLLPMKLWSRRQPRRKSTPTLGEALTRYLAEVSSTKKGQAAEQSIARIWRATRLGIRPVDRIRSSDLTELRDEWLKDRAPATVVRRMAFLSHVYTVIRKDWGFDQLANPVQLVRRPTIDDARDRRLFERITLRGVSEDDCPRQELNWIIRATRSAELPTILIVAKETGMRRSEVVGILRENLDLMHGVVHLPHTKNGRARNVPLTPRAREALRRWVSGKPLRGSIFTMQPGSATRAFIRARRRARLHYEDMCRQYGRRPNGAYFRDLRFHDLRHEGTSQLATVFQIHELAKVNGNVDTRMLLRYYHPHGRELALKLARSPLGRRQLEEMRLERDVASEARPLAA, from the coding sequence ATGGAGAATGTGCGTTACAACTCGGGGCTTTTGCCCATGAAACTCTGGTCCCGCCGTCAGCCCCGCCGCAAGTCCACGCCCACCCTGGGTGAAGCGCTCACGCGCTATCTGGCCGAGGTTTCGTCCACAAAGAAAGGACAAGCCGCAGAGCAGTCCATCGCGCGCATCTGGCGCGCTACACGGCTGGGCATTCGGCCGGTTGATCGGATCCGTAGCTCCGACTTAACCGAACTGCGAGACGAGTGGCTTAAGGACAGGGCGCCCGCCACGGTGGTACGGCGGATGGCCTTCCTTTCGCACGTCTACACCGTGATCCGAAAAGATTGGGGCTTTGACCAATTAGCCAATCCGGTCCAATTGGTGCGCCGACCTACGATTGACGACGCGCGAGATCGTCGCCTGTTTGAACGCATCACTTTGCGCGGAGTCTCCGAAGACGACTGCCCACGTCAGGAACTGAACTGGATCATCCGCGCCACCCGGTCGGCAGAGCTACCGACCATCCTCATTGTTGCCAAAGAGACTGGCATGCGCCGGTCTGAGGTGGTGGGAATCCTACGCGAAAACCTGGACCTCATGCACGGGGTGGTGCACCTGCCACATACCAAGAACGGGCGCGCGCGAAATGTTCCTTTGACCCCTCGCGCGCGAGAGGCTTTGCGTCGATGGGTCTCCGGCAAACCTTTGCGGGGCAGCATCTTCACGATGCAACCGGGGTCAGCCACACGCGCCTTCATCCGGGCGCGTCGCCGGGCTCGATTGCACTATGAAGATATGTGCCGCCAATACGGCCGTAGGCCTAATGGCGCCTATTTTCGCGACCTGCGATTTCATGACCTTCGACACGAAGGCACATCGCAGCTTGCTACGGTGTTCCAGATTCATGAATTGGCGAAGGTCAATGGCAACGTGGACACGCGGATGCTGCTGCGCTATTACCACCCACACGGGCGAGAGTTAGCCCTGAAGCTCGCGCGCAGCCCACTTGGGCGACGCCAACTGGAAGAGATGCGTCTTGAACGCGATGTTGCGTCAGAAGCCCGGCCCCTGGCAGCATAG
- a CDS encoding phage baseplate plug family protein: protein MIQILVPDANDSITEMELDGMTYFLRLSWNNEAQQWVLSIENAYNELIVAGIVVVPDTRLLAGYRHLAVPAGELVALAPDRRDTISRAALPSSEVALFYVNADEVANGQV from the coding sequence ATGATCCAGATACTCGTTCCCGACGCCAACGACAGCATTACCGAAATGGAGCTGGACGGCATGACTTATTTTTTGCGCCTGTCCTGGAACAACGAGGCGCAGCAATGGGTGCTGTCCATCGAGAATGCCTACAACGAACTGATCGTGGCGGGCATTGTTGTGGTGCCGGACACCCGCTTGTTGGCGGGATACCGGCATCTGGCCGTGCCAGCCGGTGAACTGGTGGCCTTGGCGCCCGACCGCCGCGACACCATCAGCCGTGCGGCGCTGCCTTCCAGCGAGGTGGCGCTGTTCTACGTCAACGCCGACGAGGTGGCCAATGGCCAGGTTTGA
- a CDS encoding phage baseplate protein, translated as MNFVSMIFGWHGGSSIGTLPLDALVNEKTTLTSRATSFAVEDGPPVTDHVVADSEQLTLDGWVTAADISLLGGLRGTALGAGRSKLVGAKDALRKIHADRLPITITTGLDVYADFVMESCSIGRSNGAGDRFELSASFKRIRKVTLRQADIPPEKTSGSATGKAGTTKANAGKQNGVPASQKQHDVFNAKGILNT; from the coding sequence ATGAACTTTGTTTCCATGATCTTCGGATGGCACGGTGGCAGCAGCATCGGGACGCTGCCCTTGGACGCGCTGGTCAACGAAAAGACCACGCTAACCAGCCGCGCGACGTCGTTTGCCGTAGAAGACGGCCCGCCCGTGACGGACCACGTGGTGGCGGACTCCGAGCAACTGACGCTTGATGGCTGGGTGACGGCGGCTGACATCAGCTTGCTGGGCGGTCTGCGCGGCACGGCCTTGGGCGCCGGTCGGTCAAAGTTGGTCGGCGCCAAGGACGCATTGCGCAAGATCCATGCGGACCGCCTGCCCATCACCATCACAACCGGGCTGGATGTCTACGCAGACTTCGTGATGGAAAGCTGCTCCATCGGGCGTAGCAACGGCGCCGGCGACCGCTTCGAACTATCCGCCAGCTTCAAGCGCATCCGCAAGGTGACCTTGCGGCAGGCGGATATTCCGCCAGAAAAAACCTCGGGCAGTGCAACGGGCAAGGCCGGCACCACCAAGGCCAACGCGGGCAAGCAAAACGGCGTGCCCGCCAGCCAGAAGCAGCACGATGTCTTCAACGCGAAAGGAATCCTCAACACATGA
- a CDS encoding phage protein, whose amino-acid sequence MARFDRVYRLLVGKPGGQGLEIVPPIRMTFDIAKTAAEESNDAKITVYNLAAQTRRTLEEPGLRCVLYAGYAQEGGPLLMASGSIVYAYTRYDQPNVVTELTVKDGYVEVRDTAISIGLGPGARASDIIRDIARQMGLPLIMADDAPDRRWEQGFSFYGAARTALHKVTQGTGLEWSIQNQQLQVVQRLGTTRRQAVVLAVDTGLLGQPERTRAAASEKAKSKAKAPGQAGVAVPAGTAKPASGQQQRDGWKVKSLLLPTISPGDLVKLESRSVEAFQRAETVRHTGDSEGGDWQTELTLVDPHPPATKKEQS is encoded by the coding sequence ATGGCCAGGTTTGACCGCGTTTACCGGCTGCTTGTCGGCAAGCCCGGCGGGCAAGGCCTGGAGATCGTCCCGCCCATCCGCATGACGTTCGACATTGCCAAGACTGCCGCCGAAGAGTCCAACGACGCCAAGATCACCGTGTACAACCTGGCCGCGCAAACCCGCCGCACGCTGGAAGAACCCGGCCTGCGCTGCGTGCTGTACGCGGGCTATGCGCAAGAGGGCGGCCCCTTGCTGATGGCGTCCGGCAGCATCGTGTATGCGTATACCCGCTATGACCAGCCGAACGTGGTGACGGAATTGACGGTCAAGGACGGCTATGTCGAAGTCCGCGACACGGCGATTTCAATCGGCCTGGGGCCTGGCGCGCGCGCCAGCGACATCATCCGCGACATTGCGCGGCAGATGGGTTTGCCGCTGATCATGGCCGACGATGCGCCCGACCGTCGGTGGGAGCAGGGCTTTTCCTTCTACGGCGCGGCACGCACGGCGCTGCATAAGGTTACGCAGGGCACCGGGCTGGAATGGTCGATCCAGAATCAGCAGTTGCAGGTGGTGCAGCGGCTGGGCACCACGCGGCGCCAAGCCGTTGTGCTGGCCGTGGACACCGGCTTGCTGGGTCAACCCGAACGCACCCGGGCGGCAGCCAGCGAGAAGGCGAAATCGAAGGCAAAGGCGCCGGGGCAGGCGGGTGTCGCGGTGCCTGCCGGCACGGCCAAGCCCGCCAGCGGCCAGCAGCAGCGCGACGGCTGGAAGGTCAAGTCGCTGTTGCTGCCGACCATCAGCCCGGGTGATCTGGTCAAGCTGGAAAGCCGTTCGGTAGAAGCGTTTCAACGCGCGGAAACCGTGCGCCATACAGGCGATAGCGAAGGCGGTGACTGGCAAACGGAATTGACGCTGGTAGATCCTCATCCGCCCGCCACAAAGAAGGAGCAGTCATGA